Genomic segment of Microbacterium sp. M28:
CGTGGGCTACCCGGCTTCGAGCTGGCTGTCCGGCACGGCGAATGTGTCGCACACACCGAGACCGCTCTCGTACCCGTTCGCGAACCAGAACTGGCGCTGCGCGCTGGAACCGTGGGTGAACGATTCGGGGTTCGAGAAACCGGACATCTCCTGGATGTGGTCGTCGCCGACGACGAGAGCCGCGTTGAGGGCATCCTCGAGCTGTGTCTCGGTGGGCGTCTCCAGGTACGGATCGCCGTCCGCGTCGGTCGCCTCGGTCATGTCCCCGATCCAGGCGCCGGCGTAGCAGTCGGCCTGCAGCTCCATCCGGACGCCGTTGCTGGCGGGCCCCGTGCCGTTGTTCGGGTACTCCGCCATGGTGCCGGTGGTGTTCTGGATGTGGTGGCCCCACTCGTGACCGACGATGTAGAGCTGGGCCAGGTCGCCGGCTGAGGCGCCGAACTGCTGCTGCATGACGGCGAAGAAGGTGGGGTCGATGTAGACAGTGGCATCCGCAGGGCAGTAGAACGGTCCGACCGCGTTGGATGCCGTGCCGCACGCCGTCGAGGTCTGCCCGTCCACGACGATCATCCCCGGCTCCGTGTAGCCGTCGAGCTGCCCGCTCCAGTACTCGTCCAGCGCGACCTGCGAACCCGCGATCCGGCACTCGACCTTCGCGTTGGCATCCGCACCGGAGTCGCATTCGTCCAGCGTCCCCTCCGACGAGGACGAGCCCTGATCGCCGGTACCGCCGCCGAGGAACGGCGACAGGTCGATCTCGCCGCCGGAGAGCAGGCTGACGACGAGCACGGCGATCGCGCCGAGTCCCACCACTCCCCCGCCCGCGACGGCTGCTGTCCGGCCACGGCGCCTGGTGCGGTGGCCCGAGATGTCGGCATCCGGGTTGAACGTCATGGAAACGAGGGTAGCGCGCGGCGTAGTCTCGGGACATGACCACCACGATCACCATCACGGGTGCCGGAGGCCAGATCGGCTACGCCCTGCTGTTCCGCATCGCCGCCGGAGATCTGCTCGGACCGGAGGAGAAGGTCCGGTTGCGGCTGCTGGAGATCCCACAGGGGCTGAAGTCCGCCGAGGGCGCGGCGCTGGAGCTGCAGGACGGCGCGTTCGGACTGCTTGAGGACGTCGAAGTGACGGATGCCGCCGACACCGCCTTCGCGGGATGCGACCTCGCACTGCTGGTCGGCGCACGCCCCCGCGGCCCCGGCATGGAGCGCGGCGACCTGCTCGCGGCGAACGCCGGGATCTTCGGACCCCAGGGCGTCGCGATCGCCGAGAACGCGGCACCGGGTGTGCGGGTCACGGTGGTCGGCAATCCGGCGAACACCAACGCGCTGATCGCCGCGGCATCCGCTGAGGGAGTGCCTGCCGAACGGTTCACGGCGCTGACCCGGCTGGACGAGAACCGCGCCAGGGCGCAGCTCGCGCTCGCCCTCGGCGCGCCGGTCTCGGACGTGCGGCGCGTCCCGATCTGGGGCAACCATTCCGCCACGCAGTTCCCCGACGTCTCGCACGCCACAGTCGCCGGTCGACCGGCATCCGAGGCGCTGGCGGAGCGGTTCGACGACGTGACGGGGTGGCTCGAGTCGAGCTTCATCCCGCGGGTCGCGAAGCGCGGGGCGGAGATCATCGAGGTGCGCGGGTCCTCCTCGGTGGCCTCTGCCGCCAATGCGACGATCGATCACGTGCGCGACTGGGTCCACGGCACCGACGACTGGACAAGCGCCGGGGTGGTCTCGCACGGCGAGTACGGCGTTCCGGACGGGCTGATCTGCTCTTTCCCGGTGCGTTCGATCGACGGCCAGTGGCAGATCGTGGACGGCCTGGAACCGGATGCCTGGGCGCAGGCCCGCATCGACGCGTCGGTCGCCGAGCTCGTCGAAGAGCGGGAGGCGGTCCGCGCGCTCGGTCTGGTGTGAGGCGCCGCGCCGGCAGGGCAGAATGGAAGCGGAGGTGCAACGATGAGCGATCTGACAGACCTGACGACGGGTGCGATGCACATCGGCGGTGCGCTGACGAGTCCGGTGCACCTGCCGCACGCGGCGGCGGAGTGCCCGAAGTGCTTCACCGAGCTGCAGCAGAACCATGACTGGTGGCATGCACGCCCCCGAGGATCCCGCCTGGTCGGTCTGGTCGTCGCCCGCGACGGGATGCCGTCTGTGGTGACCCAGCGCGATGAACTGACCCGCTTCGGGGTTCCGATCGAAGGCTTCCGGCATCCGGCCCCCGACATCCTGGAGAGCTGGAGCGATCGCCTCGCGCGCTTCATCTCGACGCTGAACAAGGGCGACGTCCTCGTCGTCGCGAACGTGCACGCCCTGGGGCGCGACCGTGAGGAGGAGGCCCGCACCGTCGCGGACCTGCGCCAGCGCGGCATCATGGTGAAGGTGCTCAGCCAGGATTCGCGGCACCTCGCCGACGCCATGCGCTGACGCGCGGCGGAGTCAGAACGTACGCGCCTCGCGCCCGAGCCGCGTCGCCGCGGCGACGATCGTCTCGGCATCCGACGCCGGCACGACGACCAGCGGGTAGGCATCGGAATCCTCTTCGAGGTAGACGACGCGCAGGCTGTGCGGGGCGAGCAGC
This window contains:
- a CDS encoding neutral zinc metallopeptidase; this translates as MTFNPDADISGHRTRRRGRTAAVAGGGVVGLGAIAVLVVSLLSGGEIDLSPFLGGGTGDQGSSSSEGTLDECDSGADANAKVECRIAGSQVALDEYWSGQLDGYTEPGMIVVDGQTSTACGTASNAVGPFYCPADATVYIDPTFFAVMQQQFGASAGDLAQLYIVGHEWGHHIQNTTGTMAEYPNNGTGPASNGVRMELQADCYAGAWIGDMTEATDADGDPYLETPTETQLEDALNAALVVGDDHIQEMSGFSNPESFTHGSSAQRQFWFANGYESGLGVCDTFAVPDSQLEAG
- a CDS encoding malate dehydrogenase encodes the protein MTTTITITGAGGQIGYALLFRIAAGDLLGPEEKVRLRLLEIPQGLKSAEGAALELQDGAFGLLEDVEVTDAADTAFAGCDLALLVGARPRGPGMERGDLLAANAGIFGPQGVAIAENAAPGVRVTVVGNPANTNALIAAASAEGVPAERFTALTRLDENRARAQLALALGAPVSDVRRVPIWGNHSATQFPDVSHATVAGRPASEALAERFDDVTGWLESSFIPRVAKRGAEIIEVRGSSSVASAANATIDHVRDWVHGTDDWTSAGVVSHGEYGVPDGLICSFPVRSIDGQWQIVDGLEPDAWAQARIDASVAELVEEREAVRALGLV
- a CDS encoding recombinase family protein, encoding MSDLTDLTTGAMHIGGALTSPVHLPHAAAECPKCFTELQQNHDWWHARPRGSRLVGLVVARDGMPSVVTQRDELTRFGVPIEGFRHPAPDILESWSDRLARFISTLNKGDVLVVANVHALGRDREEEARTVADLRQRGIMVKVLSQDSRHLADAMR